In the genome of Desulfomonilaceae bacterium, one region contains:
- a CDS encoding HAD-IIA family hydrolase, with amino-acid sequence MKYRALLVDLDGTINLGNVLIPGADRVYRDLSDLGIRWLFLSNGATALAADLALKISKLGLPVSEDQVINSASALLREVQRNFLGAKIMVVGHERLKQGLVASGAVISGDPSAADIVVVALDTQFTYEKMKLAYRAIQRGALFWATNLDPTYPESDGFSPGAGSVVAAIATAVEKAPDRIFGKPYPGMAEIALEKLGLDESDCLVVGDRMDTDIRFAKNSGMRSALVLTGATSLEDLPKYSFSPDHVLESVSDLRSLMCLNDSCGERASNSES; translated from the coding sequence ATGAAGTATCGGGCATTGCTGGTCGATCTTGACGGCACGATAAACTTGGGAAACGTTTTGATACCTGGGGCCGATAGGGTTTACAGAGACTTATCTGATCTTGGAATTAGATGGCTGTTCCTGTCAAATGGCGCCACCGCCTTGGCGGCAGACTTGGCCCTGAAAATTTCCAAACTGGGCCTCCCCGTTTCTGAAGATCAGGTTATAAATTCAGCGTCCGCTCTTTTAAGAGAGGTCCAAAGGAATTTCTTGGGCGCCAAAATCATGGTGGTAGGTCACGAGCGACTGAAGCAAGGCTTGGTCGCGTCAGGAGCGGTCATCTCGGGAGATCCTTCGGCTGCCGATATAGTCGTCGTGGCGCTTGACACCCAGTTTACTTATGAGAAAATGAAACTGGCTTATAGGGCTATCCAAAGAGGGGCTCTGTTCTGGGCGACAAATCTTGATCCGACCTATCCTGAGTCTGATGGCTTCAGCCCTGGGGCGGGCAGTGTCGTGGCGGCAATTGCTACTGCAGTGGAAAAAGCGCCGGACAGGATTTTTGGTAAACCTTATCCTGGCATGGCCGAAATAGCGCTGGAGAAACTGGGGTTAGATGAATCCGATTGTCTTGTGGTTGGAGACCGAATGGACACGGATATTCGATTTGCAAAGAATTCGGGCATGCGCTCCGCTCTGGTATTAACCGGCGCTACGTCTTTAGAGGACCTGCCGAAATATTCGTTTTCTCCCGACCATGTTCTGGAAAGCGTTTCGGATCTTAGGTCTTTAATGTGTCTGAATGACTCTTGTGGCGAGCGAGCTAGCAATTCAGAATCTTGA
- a CDS encoding ankyrin repeat domain-containing protein, giving the protein MDDKLLRFSAEGDQEKVAALLEKGANPNIGDEYGYTPLLLAASEGKIELARLLLTKGADVNARASSGWTAVLWASSMGYAEMVQLLAENGADLEARDQYGATALMKACRRGHLDVVKVLVEKGASVNSKDDYAWTPLMRACRKGYFEIINALLDHGADLESHDQYGATALIISASEFNVKAVKILLERGADPNAVDRNGWTALRWATSMGYEPIVKLFSPCAH; this is encoded by the coding sequence ATGGATGACAAGTTGTTGCGATTTTCCGCTGAGGGTGATCAGGAAAAGGTCGCCGCGCTCCTTGAGAAGGGAGCGAATCCTAACATTGGGGATGAATATGGCTACACCCCGCTGCTTCTGGCTGCGTCTGAAGGAAAAATCGAACTTGCGAGACTTCTCCTCACAAAAGGAGCGGACGTAAACGCAAGAGCCAGTTCAGGGTGGACCGCTGTCTTGTGGGCCTCTTCCATGGGCTACGCGGAAATGGTGCAATTGCTTGCGGAAAATGGAGCTGACTTGGAAGCTCGGGATCAATACGGGGCGACGGCGTTAATGAAAGCCTGCCGTCGTGGCCACTTGGATGTGGTCAAAGTATTGGTTGAAAAAGGAGCGAGCGTAAACTCAAAGGACGACTATGCGTGGACTCCGTTAATGAGGGCTTGCAGGAAAGGTTATTTCGAAATAATTAACGCATTGCTCGATCATGGGGCGGACCTGGAATCTCATGATCAGTATGGAGCGACTGCGTTAATAATCTCTGCTTCGGAATTTAACGTTAAAGCGGTCAAGATTCTTCTCGAAAGGGGCGCAGATCCAAACGCAGTAGACAGAAATGGCTGGACCGCTTTACGATGGGCAACGTCCATGGGATATGAGCCAATAGTAAAATTGTTCAGTCCTTGCGCTCACTGA
- a CDS encoding pyridoxal phosphate-dependent aminotransferase — protein sequence MNKILSERAAELKPSATLAISAKEKELKSQGVDVIGFGAGEPDFPTPLRIREAAKRSLDRGETFYTPVPGTLELRKAVVRRFQEDYELGYKPENIVVSCGAKHSLYNIFQAIVNPGDEIICPSPYWVSYPEMISLAGGRPIIVEAFEENMFEPNLETIRSRITPSTKAIILNYPSNPTGVMYSKEFLEQLATIIAEKNILVISDEIYDKLLFDGKKYTPFATLPGMKSRTITVNGVSKTYAMTGLRIGYLGTDIMDVVKAVTNIQSQSTSNPSNTAQAAAVEALTGPQLEVSEMRSIFERRRDLMVKLVNQIPGLSVPKPDGAFYAFVNISKLLGKTGISNSSDFAGYLLEKHHVACVPGGPFGSDNHVRLSFATKEETIVEGMKRIGLACAEITNGR from the coding sequence ATGAACAAAATACTATCCGAGAGAGCCGCTGAACTTAAACCTTCAGCTACTCTAGCAATATCCGCCAAGGAAAAGGAATTGAAGAGTCAAGGCGTTGATGTAATTGGATTCGGAGCTGGTGAACCGGACTTTCCCACTCCCTTGAGAATTCGTGAAGCCGCCAAGAGATCTCTTGATAGAGGCGAGACCTTCTACACGCCGGTTCCCGGAACCTTGGAACTGCGAAAGGCCGTGGTCCGGAGGTTCCAGGAAGATTATGAACTTGGCTACAAGCCGGAAAATATTGTCGTTTCCTGTGGCGCGAAACATAGCCTGTATAACATATTCCAGGCGATTGTAAATCCAGGGGACGAGATTATATGCCCTTCCCCTTACTGGGTTTCGTACCCGGAAATGATATCGCTCGCTGGTGGCAGACCAATAATAGTGGAAGCCTTTGAAGAAAACATGTTTGAGCCCAATCTGGAGACGATTCGATCTCGAATCACTCCTTCTACCAAAGCCATTATTCTTAATTATCCATCAAATCCGACCGGTGTCATGTATTCAAAGGAATTTCTTGAACAACTCGCCACCATCATAGCCGAAAAAAATATCCTCGTAATTTCGGACGAGATATATGACAAGCTCCTTTTCGACGGAAAGAAATATACGCCATTCGCTACTCTGCCTGGGATGAAATCTCGAACTATCACCGTCAACGGGGTATCGAAAACTTATGCGATGACAGGCCTCCGCATTGGATATCTGGGGACAGACATCATGGATGTTGTAAAGGCCGTTACTAACATTCAAAGCCAGTCTACCTCCAATCCCAGCAATACTGCCCAGGCGGCGGCAGTTGAAGCCCTTACAGGCCCACAGTTGGAAGTTTCTGAAATGCGCTCGATTTTTGAGCGTCGCAGAGACTTGATGGTAAAGCTTGTGAACCAGATCCCAGGGCTTTCTGTGCCAAAACCTGACGGAGCGTTCTACGCTTTTGTCAACATCTCCAAGCTGCTTGGAAAAACCGGGATTTCCAATTCAAGCGATTTTGCGGGGTACCTCCTGGAAAAACACCATGTGGCGTGCGTCCCAGGCGGCCCTTTTGGTTCTGATAACCATGTTCGGCTATCTTTCGCTACAAAGGAAGAAACTATAGTAGAAGGCATGAAGAGGATAGGATTGGCATGCGCCGAGATAACTAATGGTAGATAA
- a CDS encoding phenylacetate--CoA ligase, whose protein sequence is MAGKYWDEQHESMTDVDKKALQFERMKRQIQYVYDRIPFYRQLFDKFRIKPTDLKALKDIMKFPFTLKKDLSDNYPFGMSAVEKGHLVRIHASSGTTGKPGLGFYTEHDLDQWTECMARGLWAQEVRPDSVFQNANGMGLFTGGMGFLQGATRIGCVIIPSGVGMTERQITLMRDLGTTALTCTASYVQTIFERADSMGIDLKKLKLKTGHFGAEPWTEQMRSEIQERGGFRAYEHYGLTEMMGPGVAFNCEYQKLHINEDHIYPEIVDPVSLEVLEDGKRGELVLTALKRQAMPLVRYRTRDICSLKRIKCGCGRTLVTMDKVMGRTDDVMIISGVNVFPSQIETALMTFDFVEPIYQIRLRKKGYADSIVVETELKAEFYESGADKIEDFARKIAEKIRQIVGIKSPVSILPRGSIPRSAGKARRVMDERQTEV, encoded by the coding sequence ATGGCTGGAAAATATTGGGATGAACAACATGAATCCATGACAGACGTTGACAAGAAGGCTCTGCAATTTGAAAGAATGAAACGGCAGATACAGTATGTTTACGACAGGATTCCATTTTACCGGCAACTTTTCGACAAATTCCGGATAAAACCTACAGATCTTAAGGCTCTCAAGGATATTATGAAATTTCCTTTTACTCTCAAAAAGGATCTGAGTGACAATTATCCATTCGGAATGAGCGCCGTTGAAAAAGGCCACCTGGTTAGAATCCATGCGTCTTCAGGTACCACGGGAAAGCCTGGGCTGGGATTCTATACTGAGCACGACCTGGATCAATGGACCGAATGCATGGCTCGAGGATTATGGGCTCAGGAAGTACGGCCGGACAGTGTTTTCCAAAACGCCAATGGCATGGGACTTTTCACCGGTGGCATGGGATTTCTCCAAGGAGCCACGAGAATAGGATGTGTGATAATTCCATCTGGAGTTGGTATGACTGAGCGCCAGATAACGCTGATGCGTGATCTTGGAACAACCGCTCTCACATGTACGGCCTCCTATGTGCAGACCATATTTGAACGTGCCGATTCAATGGGGATTGATTTAAAGAAACTGAAGTTAAAGACCGGCCACTTTGGAGCGGAACCATGGACTGAGCAAATGAGATCTGAAATTCAGGAAAGAGGTGGGTTCAGAGCTTATGAACATTACGGGTTGACCGAGATGATGGGGCCTGGAGTAGCGTTCAATTGTGAATATCAAAAGTTGCATATAAATGAAGATCACATATATCCTGAAATAGTGGATCCGGTATCTTTGGAAGTATTGGAAGACGGCAAAAGAGGAGAGCTGGTCTTGACGGCTTTGAAGCGGCAAGCTATGCCTCTTGTCCGGTACAGAACTCGTGATATTTGCTCGCTAAAAAGAATCAAGTGTGGATGTGGGAGAACTCTTGTCACAATGGACAAGGTAATGGGTCGCACCGACGATGTCATGATAATTAGCGGGGTCAATGTTTTTCCATCGCAGATCGAAACTGCTCTAATGACGTTTGATTTTGTAGAGCCCATATACCAGATCCGATTGCGAAAAAAAGGATATGCTGATTCAATTGTTGTTGAAACCGAACTTAAGGCGGAGTTTTATGAAAGTGGGGCAGACAAGATTGAAGACTTTGCGCGAAAGATCGCTGAAAAGATACGGCAAATAGTGGGGATCAAGTCTCCTGTGTCGATTCTTCCGAGAGGTTCCATACCGCGTAGCGCTGGAAAGGCCAGAAGAGTAATGGACGAACGACAAACCGAAGTTTAA
- a CDS encoding ferredoxin-thioredoxin reductase catalytic domain-containing protein, translating to MPEKSEIENLYEMLKKIQEPKGYYFNLDKAKVTDLLESLLKNKSRYGYMSCPCRLSSGNREKDKDIICPCAYREEDVEEYGSCYCALYVSKEWNDRKGPKKYVPERRPIEMFFS from the coding sequence TTGCCGGAGAAATCTGAAATTGAAAACCTTTACGAGATGCTGAAGAAAATCCAGGAACCCAAAGGTTACTACTTTAATCTGGACAAAGCGAAGGTGACGGACCTGTTGGAATCGTTGCTGAAAAACAAAAGCAGGTATGGATATATGTCGTGTCCATGCAGGCTCTCTTCGGGAAATCGTGAAAAGGACAAGGACATTATATGCCCGTGCGCTTACAGAGAAGAGGATGTAGAAGAATACGGGAGTTGTTATTGCGCCTTATACGTGTCCAAGGAATGGAACGATAGAAAGGGGCCCAAGAAATATGTCCCTGAGAGGCGACCGATCGAAATGTTCTTTTCCTAG
- the surE gene encoding 5'/3'-nucleotidase SurE: MVDKRPLILLTNDDGIHAEGLRRLKEVSETLGEVIIVAPNTEQSAVGHSITLYDPIKAHEVYKHGAFYGYAIGGTPADSVKLAMHYLLPRKPDLVISGINNGANLGINVLYSGTVSAATEAAILGAPALAVSVAAKKNPPFNSVFPFVKKIASWVLANRLPQGVALNVNVPALPHDKIKGIRITRQSLLRFHETFERREDPRGDFYYWLSGESTPDVADDGVDIVCLRQGYVSVTPLFYDLTAHKHTENLACLFKKI, encoded by the coding sequence ATGGTAGATAAACGGCCCTTAATTCTTTTAACAAACGACGACGGTATTCATGCTGAAGGATTGCGTCGACTCAAGGAGGTTTCAGAGACGCTGGGAGAGGTAATCATAGTCGCTCCTAACACCGAACAAAGCGCTGTTGGACACTCCATAACTTTGTATGATCCAATAAAGGCGCATGAAGTTTACAAGCACGGGGCTTTTTACGGCTACGCGATCGGAGGAACCCCCGCCGATTCCGTAAAGTTAGCCATGCATTACCTTCTACCTCGTAAACCTGATCTGGTCATATCCGGGATAAACAACGGGGCGAATCTTGGAATAAACGTTTTGTATTCCGGCACAGTATCCGCGGCTACAGAGGCCGCCATCCTGGGCGCTCCAGCCTTGGCCGTGTCAGTAGCAGCAAAGAAAAATCCTCCATTTAATTCGGTATTTCCTTTTGTGAAGAAAATAGCGTCATGGGTTCTTGCGAATCGTCTTCCGCAAGGCGTCGCGCTAAATGTTAACGTGCCTGCTTTACCCCACGACAAAATTAAAGGAATCAGGATAACCCGACAGTCATTATTAAGATTTCATGAAACCTTTGAGAGGAGAGAAGACCCCAGAGGGGATTTCTATTACTGGCTATCCGGAGAATCAACCCCTGATGTAGCGGACGATGGAGTCGACATTGTCTGTTTAAGACAAGGATACGTTTCCGTGACACCGCTCTTTTACGATTTAACCGCTCACAAGCATACAGAAAATTTAGCATGTCTATTCAAAAAGATTTAG
- a CDS encoding superoxide dismutase yields MVDEMTRRNVIGSLGALGALGIISKGFVSEAAAASASGPRPFNMLELPPLPYPDDALEPIIDKETVKIHHGKHFAAYVAGLAKDLKTLEKARQNDSFENIKPLSRDIAFNASGVILHWIYFSTIGPGGGGIPKGKLGELIKRDFGSFETFWKQFSAASKMVEASGWGALVWDPISQKLMVLQVEKHQNLTSWGCMPLLVCDVWEHAYYLKYQNRRAEYVDNFAKIIDWPKVEARFKSYCEPE; encoded by the coding sequence ATGGTAGATGAGATGACAAGACGAAATGTGATTGGGAGCCTTGGCGCTTTAGGCGCTCTGGGTATCATTTCAAAGGGGTTTGTGTCCGAGGCGGCGGCGGCTTCAGCGTCCGGACCTAGACCTTTCAACATGTTGGAATTGCCTCCTCTTCCTTACCCAGACGATGCGTTGGAACCGATAATCGACAAAGAAACCGTAAAGATCCATCACGGAAAACACTTTGCCGCTTACGTGGCCGGACTGGCCAAGGACTTAAAAACCCTGGAAAAGGCCAGACAAAACGATTCTTTCGAAAACATTAAACCCTTGAGCCGGGATATTGCATTTAACGCTTCGGGAGTAATTTTACACTGGATTTACTTCAGTACAATCGGACCCGGAGGCGGAGGAATCCCCAAAGGGAAGCTTGGGGAACTTATCAAGCGGGACTTCGGGTCATTTGAAACATTCTGGAAACAGTTTTCAGCCGCTTCCAAAATGGTTGAGGCATCAGGATGGGGTGCGCTGGTTTGGGATCCCATCAGTCAAAAATTGATGGTCCTTCAGGTGGAAAAACACCAGAACCTCACGAGTTGGGGTTGTATGCCTTTATTGGTTTGTGACGTATGGGAACACGCCTATTATCTAAAATATCAAAATCGTAGGGCGGAATATGTTGACAACTTTGCCAAGATAATTGATTGGCCGAAAGTTGAAGCTCGTTTCAAATCTTATTGCGAGCCGGAATAG
- a CDS encoding metallophosphoesterase has translation MLSFYWMVFALFVILLVAQWTVFFCVRNYILARPSFRIRPRHLAYFVFSVAANLLMAILSINASWSAPDSMLRQSLSVSYFFYLGLCLCLFLFFVALAGFYSIFHVVRVGHRAAKSMIDGNLTELRAETKTDHSVTQVSSLSDPTGDQTQIKLSRRAFMRYTASTGALAIVSSGSYGLIEAFETPRVNILKFSDPSLDGLSRSVNIIQITDLHFGMFYSESALRDLIRRLNSIEADAVVVTGDIFHSPMTPVEPVGPMLRNLRKRPWGNFAVMGNHDFYAGVHRSVKTIQDGGIRLLRNEWMTFDEGETKIHLGGIDDPRVNWLTGKEIPNFHEFIRKKPRAPGFYILLSHRPVVFPLAVKSGINLTLAGHTHGGQFTIPAPGSDRPWSLAGLVSPYTLGLYESGQSRMYLNRGVGLTFVPARINCPPEIALIRLEPPGKSVANTMG, from the coding sequence ATGTTAAGCTTCTACTGGATGGTGTTTGCCTTGTTCGTGATTCTTCTGGTAGCCCAGTGGACCGTATTCTTCTGCGTGAGAAATTATATATTGGCTCGTCCAAGTTTTAGGATCCGTCCAAGACATTTAGCCTATTTCGTATTCTCGGTCGCAGCAAATCTCTTAATGGCAATATTGTCCATTAACGCCTCATGGTCTGCTCCGGACTCCATGTTAAGACAGTCATTGAGCGTGAGCTATTTTTTTTATCTAGGCTTGTGCCTTTGTCTTTTCCTTTTTTTCGTGGCCTTAGCCGGATTTTACTCGATTTTTCACGTAGTAAGAGTAGGGCATCGGGCGGCAAAATCTATGATCGACGGAAACCTCACGGAGTTGCGGGCGGAAACCAAAACAGACCATTCTGTTACTCAGGTTTCCAGCCTATCCGATCCTACTGGGGATCAAACGCAGATCAAGTTGTCTCGTCGCGCCTTCATGAGATACACCGCTTCCACAGGAGCGCTCGCGATCGTGTCCTCCGGGTCTTATGGCTTGATAGAAGCGTTTGAGACCCCAAGAGTAAATATCCTTAAATTTTCGGATCCTTCTCTTGACGGACTTTCAAGATCGGTGAACATTATCCAAATTACGGATCTCCATTTTGGAATGTTTTATTCAGAGTCAGCTCTCAGAGATCTCATCAGAAGACTTAATTCCATCGAAGCTGACGCTGTCGTCGTGACCGGGGATATTTTTCATTCCCCTATGACCCCGGTTGAACCGGTCGGCCCAATGTTACGCAATCTAAGAAAACGGCCATGGGGAAATTTCGCAGTAATGGGAAACCATGATTTCTACGCGGGGGTTCATCGTTCTGTAAAGACAATTCAAGACGGTGGGATCAGGCTTCTTAGAAATGAATGGATGACGTTTGATGAGGGAGAAACGAAAATTCATCTGGGCGGTATTGATGATCCCAGGGTAAACTGGCTCACGGGTAAAGAAATTCCGAATTTCCATGAGTTCATAAGAAAGAAACCTCGGGCGCCCGGCTTCTATATATTGCTGAGCCATCGTCCTGTTGTTTTTCCTCTGGCGGTTAAATCCGGCATCAACTTGACATTAGCTGGACACACGCACGGTGGGCAGTTCACAATCCCAGCGCCCGGGTCAGATAGACCGTGGAGCCTTGCAGGGCTGGTATCTCCCTACACTTTGGGCTTGTATGAATCAGGACAGTCCCGCATGTATCTCAATAGGGGGGTTGGGCTCACATTTGTACCGGCCAGGATCAATTGTCCTCCGGAAATAGCGTTAATACGACTCGAACCGCCGGGGAAGTCCGTTGCTAATACGATGGGTTAG
- the rsmD gene encoding 16S rRNA (guanine(966)-N(2))-methyltransferase RsmD: MRIISGSLKGLRLPLHARAQTRPTSERVREALFSVLGNHVRGIRALDLFAGSGSLGLEALSRGAKSIVFVEKDKRLVKNLVEFSRHNKLIDEVEVLNMDADQALSVLASRKDQFDAIFLDPPYDSDWIVRLFSNSSFIKLLSPNGLLIIERFKINGEVENFQEVGLEKTFFRNYGSSVVEIFASIRSESKSNLESN; this comes from the coding sequence ATGAGAATTATTTCCGGAAGTCTTAAAGGCCTACGGTTACCTCTCCACGCGCGAGCCCAAACAAGGCCGACATCAGAAAGGGTCCGGGAAGCTCTTTTCAGTGTTCTCGGTAACCATGTGAGGGGCATTCGAGCGCTGGATTTGTTCGCTGGTTCTGGTTCTTTGGGATTGGAAGCCCTTAGTCGCGGAGCAAAGAGCATAGTTTTTGTGGAAAAGGACAAGCGATTGGTCAAGAACCTGGTTGAATTCTCTCGACACAACAAGCTGATCGATGAGGTAGAAGTTCTGAATATGGACGCCGATCAAGCATTGAGTGTTCTTGCTTCTCGTAAAGACCAGTTTGACGCAATTTTCCTGGATCCTCCTTATGATAGCGATTGGATTGTGAGGTTGTTCTCAAACAGTTCGTTTATCAAACTATTGTCTCCCAACGGATTGCTGATAATAGAGAGATTCAAGATCAACGGCGAGGTGGAGAATTTTCAGGAGGTCGGTCTGGAAAAGACATTTTTTAGGAATTATGGTTCGTCCGTAGTTGAAATATTCGCATCAATAAGATCGGAGTCGAAATCAAATTTGGAGTCCAACTGA
- the rnc gene encoding ribonuclease III, whose product MSIQKDLDSSLSPEELVEIESALGYKFKDPALLLNALIRRSFWHENRSTCADNNERMEFLGDSVLNLVIAHILYTDFPDAPEGQLQKKRASLVRQNALARIMRQIGLAKHIRMGKGDEISGCRERNSILADTVEAIIAAVFLDGGYHCGEEFITTHFRLMLENLRDSRNFDDPKSLLQEKSQAKLGMTPSYVLLEETGEEHARTFRMGVVLGENVVAEGQGPNKKEAAQVAANRALSDLQWPS is encoded by the coding sequence ATGTCTATTCAAAAAGATTTAGATTCGTCATTGTCTCCCGAAGAATTAGTGGAGATTGAGTCAGCCTTAGGGTACAAATTTAAAGATCCGGCTCTATTGCTCAACGCTTTAATCCGTAGAAGCTTCTGGCACGAAAACCGTTCAACGTGCGCTGATAATAACGAAAGAATGGAATTTCTGGGCGATTCTGTCCTGAATCTGGTAATAGCTCATATCCTCTATACAGATTTCCCTGACGCTCCGGAAGGACAACTCCAGAAAAAAAGAGCCAGCCTTGTGAGGCAAAACGCATTGGCCAGAATTATGCGACAGATCGGTTTGGCCAAACACATCCGAATGGGTAAAGGCGATGAGATTTCGGGTTGTAGAGAGAGAAATTCAATATTAGCCGACACCGTTGAAGCCATCATCGCTGCAGTTTTCCTGGATGGCGGCTATCACTGCGGTGAAGAATTCATCACTACCCACTTCCGGTTGATGTTAGAAAACCTTCGAGATTCCAGAAACTTCGACGATCCAAAAAGTCTGTTGCAGGAGAAATCACAGGCTAAGCTTGGAATGACACCGTCCTACGTCCTATTGGAAGAAACGGGCGAGGAGCATGCCCGGACATTTAGAATGGGGGTCGTCCTAGGTGAAAATGTAGTCGCTGAAGGACAGGGTCCCAATAAAAAAGAAGCGGCGCAAGTCGCCGCTAATCGCGCTCTTTCCGATCTCCAATGGCCTTCCTAA
- the coaD gene encoding pantetheine-phosphate adenylyltransferase — translation MRKKTAIYPGTFDPFHNGHLEIIHRALGAFDQIIVALGLNPEKETLFSLEERLDMIRNSVNGDPRIQIDCFEGLLVRYAEKKKACAIIRGLRAVSDFEYEFQLALMNRKLSRKIETYFLMTAHRYLYVSSRIIKATVYAGGSPEGLVPEYVLKILKEKFPIGRSSHGTRNKSRS, via the coding sequence ATGAGGAAAAAAACAGCAATATATCCGGGTACGTTTGATCCTTTTCACAATGGGCATTTGGAAATCATTCACCGGGCGCTGGGCGCATTTGATCAGATCATAGTCGCTCTGGGGCTAAACCCTGAAAAGGAGACACTCTTTTCGCTGGAAGAACGACTAGACATGATTCGCAACAGTGTGAATGGTGATCCCCGCATTCAGATCGATTGTTTTGAAGGATTGCTGGTCAGGTACGCTGAAAAAAAGAAAGCTTGTGCAATAATTCGAGGATTAAGAGCGGTTTCAGACTTTGAATACGAATTCCAACTCGCTCTGATGAATAGAAAGCTGAGTCGAAAGATTGAAACCTACTTTCTCATGACCGCCCACAGGTATCTATATGTAAGTTCTAGGATAATAAAGGCCACCGTATATGCGGGCGGTTCCCCGGAGGGCCTGGTCCCGGAGTATGTATTGAAAATTCTTAAAGAAAAGTTTCCTATTGGTCGAAGCAGCCATGGGACAAGAAATAAGAGCAGGAGTTAA